One Myxococcales bacterium DNA segment encodes these proteins:
- the rpsI gene encoding 30S ribosomal protein S9: MVQTRTAQAGAKKKNEFLATGKRKTSIARVRLSPGEGKIDVNGKEMKLYFARPTLQMAVDRPFEVTGTAGKFDVLVNVIGGGISSQAGAVRHGISRALVNMNPDLRKPLKTDGLLTRDDRIKERRKVGRRKARRRPQYSKR, translated from the coding sequence ATGGTTCAGACAAGAACAGCACAAGCAGGAGCTAAAAAGAAAAACGAATTTCTGGCGACTGGAAAACGCAAGACCTCTATCGCGAGGGTCAGGCTTTCACCAGGGGAAGGAAAAATAGATGTCAACGGCAAGGAGATGAAACTCTACTTCGCTCGCCCCACCCTTCAGATGGCTGTGGACAGACCCTTTGAGGTGACAGGAACCGCCGGAAAGTTCGACGTGCTTGTCAACGTCATCGGAGGCGGAATTTCCAGCCAGGCCGGGGCGGTAAGACACGGAATTTCCAGGGCGCTGGTCAACATGAATCCCGACCTGAGAAAACCCCTCAAGACAGACGGCCTTCTCACCAGAGATGACAGAATAAAGGAACGCCGCAAGGTCGGACGCCGCAAGGCACGCCGTCGTCCGCAGTATTCGAAACGTTAA
- the rplM gene encoding 50S ribosomal protein L13 produces MVTRENATRNWVLVDVENQVVGRAASKIAQILRGKHRPEYVPHLDNGDFVVVINAAKVKFTGKKLEKKKYYHHTGFPGGIKEITAEKQLEKHPERVLEQAIWGMLPKSALSKNMMKKLKIYAGTEHPHAAQNPVAINL; encoded by the coding sequence ATGGTGACCAGGGAAAATGCCACCAGGAACTGGGTTTTGGTGGATGTCGAAAATCAGGTGGTCGGGCGCGCTGCATCCAAGATAGCGCAGATCCTCAGGGGAAAACACCGCCCTGAGTACGTCCCCCACCTCGACAACGGCGATTTCGTGGTGGTCATAAACGCCGCGAAGGTGAAGTTCACGGGCAAAAAGCTCGAGAAGAAGAAATACTACCACCACACCGGATTCCCAGGCGGCATTAAAGAAATAACCGCTGAAAAGCAGCTCGAGAAGCACCCTGAAAGGGTTCTCGAACAGGCGATATGGGGAATGCTGCCCAAGAGCGCTCTTTCGAAGAATATGATGAAGAAACTGAAGATCTACGCGGGTACAGAGCATCCCCATGCTGCGCAAAACCCGGTGGCAATCAACCTTTAA
- the nifS gene encoding cysteine desulfurase NifS — MSIVYVDNNATTKVAPEVIDAMLPFLNNYWGNPSSIHTFGGQVAKHIDEARGSIATILGASSPSEIIFTSCGTESDNAAIRSALAASPEKRHIITSSVEHPAVLNLVKKLERDGYGASYLKVDADGNLDISELERAITSQTAIVSIMWANNETGVIFPIKKIAEICSERGVPLHVDAVQALGKLPINMAETPVTYLSVSGHKVHAPKGVGALYVRKGTPFHPLLIGGHQEKGRRGGTENVASIVAFGRACELAMDDMKSEIRRMELLRDRLETGLLSSIKKSFVHGNTKSRLPNTTNIGFEGIEGEAILLMMNEHGICASSGSACTSGSLDPSHVMIAMGIPFTRAHGSIRFSLSRYNSDGEIDFILEKLPSIIERLRALSPFC; from the coding sequence ATGAGCATCGTGTATGTGGACAACAATGCGACGACGAAAGTCGCTCCCGAAGTCATAGATGCCATGCTCCCTTTCCTGAATAATTACTGGGGCAATCCCTCCAGCATACATACCTTTGGCGGACAGGTTGCCAAACACATAGATGAGGCAAGAGGCTCGATCGCTACAATACTTGGGGCATCCAGCCCAAGTGAGATAATCTTCACCAGCTGCGGCACAGAAAGCGATAACGCTGCTATAAGATCCGCGCTGGCGGCAAGCCCCGAAAAACGCCATATCATTACATCGAGCGTCGAACACCCTGCCGTCCTCAATCTTGTAAAAAAATTGGAAAGAGATGGATACGGGGCGAGTTACCTGAAGGTGGACGCTGATGGAAATCTTGATATATCGGAACTTGAAAGAGCAATAACCAGCCAGACCGCAATAGTTTCGATAATGTGGGCCAACAACGAAACGGGAGTGATCTTTCCGATAAAGAAGATAGCCGAAATCTGCAGCGAGCGCGGAGTCCCTCTGCATGTCGATGCGGTCCAGGCTCTGGGAAAACTGCCGATCAACATGGCTGAAACGCCGGTCACATACCTCTCCGTATCGGGACACAAAGTTCACGCCCCAAAGGGGGTCGGCGCCCTCTACGTAAGAAAAGGAACCCCCTTTCATCCCCTCCTCATCGGCGGACATCAGGAAAAGGGCCGACGCGGAGGAACCGAAAACGTCGCCTCTATAGTAGCCTTTGGAAGGGCTTGCGAACTCGCGATGGATGACATGAAATCCGAGATACGAAGGATGGAGCTCCTGCGCGATCGCCTCGAAACAGGGCTCCTCAGCTCGATTAAAAAATCATTCGTCCATGGGAATACGAAGAGCAGGCTCCCAAACACCACCAATATAGGTTTCGAGGGAATTGAAGGGGAAGCCATCCTCCTCATGATGAACGAGCATGGAATCTGCGCCTCATCGGGCTCCGCCTGCACCTCGGGGTCGCTGGATCCTTCGCACGTGATGATCGCGATGGGTATTCCTTTTACAAGGGCGCACGGATCCATCCGTTTTTCGCTATCCCGCTATAATTCCGACGGTGAGATAGATTTCATACTGGAAAAGCTCCCCTCGATCATAGAGCGCCTCAGAGCCCTTTCGCCATTTTGTTAA
- the nifU gene encoding Fe-S cluster assembly protein NifU: MWNYTEKVVDHFLHPRNVGEIENPDGIGEVGSLACGDMLRLTFRLGSDGKIVDAKFKTFGCASAIASSSALTEMIKGKTLEEALSITNKEIADYLGGLPEEKMHCSVMGREALEAAIENFNGEMHRVHKLEGEVVCKCFGVTEPEIRRVVKENELETVEQVTNYTKAGGACEQCKGKIQEVIDRAQADLMKDKGKRAKSEPNKIPVDGMTNLQRLHLIEKIIENRIRPALQQDHGDIELVDIDNDTILVKLRGACKNCPSSSNTLRSFVEKEIRKEVSPYMKVEEVKE; this comes from the coding sequence ATGTGGAACTATACGGAAAAAGTCGTCGATCATTTTCTTCATCCGAGAAACGTAGGTGAAATAGAAAATCCCGATGGAATCGGCGAGGTCGGATCGCTTGCCTGTGGCGACATGCTGAGGCTAACTTTCCGTCTCGGCTCCGATGGAAAAATCGTCGATGCAAAGTTTAAGACCTTCGGTTGCGCATCGGCAATAGCGTCGAGCTCCGCCCTGACCGAAATGATAAAAGGGAAAACCCTTGAAGAGGCCCTCTCCATAACCAACAAGGAAATAGCCGACTACCTCGGAGGTCTTCCAGAGGAAAAAATGCACTGTTCGGTCATGGGTAGAGAGGCGCTCGAAGCTGCCATAGAAAATTTCAACGGTGAAATGCACAGGGTGCACAAACTCGAAGGCGAAGTCGTTTGCAAATGCTTTGGCGTAACAGAGCCTGAAATCAGGCGGGTCGTAAAGGAAAACGAACTGGAAACAGTCGAACAGGTTACAAATTACACCAAGGCAGGCGGAGCCTGCGAACAGTGCAAAGGAAAAATCCAGGAGGTAATTGACCGGGCACAGGCCGATCTGATGAAGGACAAGGGGAAAAGAGCGAAGAGCGAACCAAATAAAATTCCCGTGGACGGCATGACGAACCTGCAACGACTCCACCTCATAGAAAAAATAATTGAAAACCGCATTCGCCCCGCCCTTCAACAGGATCACGGCGATATAGAGCTGGTGGATATCGATAATGATACCATATTGGTGAAACTGCGTGGAGCATGCAAGAACTGTCCCTCGTCATCAAACACACTGCGTAGCTTCGTGGAAAAGGAGATCAGGAAAGAGGTCTCACCGTACATGAAGGTCGAGGAGGTGAAGGAATGA
- a CDS encoding MerR family transcriptional regulator yields the protein MNMQQKKLFIGELSNLTGLSQRTIRYYEELGFITPLRSDGGFRLYSTENIELLKLIARFRDLGISLSEIKRILSPGASIADPETIAAFQKALDDMKQEFERQITKLSNGISEIDALLEFLSQCKGCEGKENNSSCKNCLLKRDSGDQSVKTIMTSLVGIDEFTTETGA from the coding sequence ATGAATATGCAACAAAAAAAGTTATTTATAGGAGAGCTATCAAATCTGACGGGGCTCTCCCAAAGGACGATAAGGTATTATGAGGAGCTCGGATTTATAACCCCTCTGCGCAGCGATGGCGGCTTCCGTCTCTATTCGACAGAAAATATAGAGCTGTTAAAACTCATAGCCAGATTTCGCGATCTCGGAATCTCGCTATCGGAGATCAAGCGGATACTCTCCCCCGGAGCCAGCATAGCGGACCCGGAGACGATCGCGGCATTTCAAAAGGCCCTCGACGATATGAAACAGGAATTCGAACGGCAGATTACAAAGCTATCGAATGGAATATCCGAAATAGATGCGCTCCTGGAATTTCTCTCGCAATGCAAGGGCTGCGAGGGAAAGGAGAACAATTCCTCCTGTAAAAATTGCTTGCTCAAGAGGGATTCTGGCGATCAAAGCGTCAAAACAATCATGACATCGTTGGTCGGTATCGATGAATTCACAACTGAAACTGGAGCGTAA
- a CDS encoding lytic transglycosylase domain-containing protein, whose product MSEQIKAQRIAEQFGSFLESKRVSRRSSLPFSQEVVKKLPAKESKERPQFSEKIRAARREQPPRLAKSRKITETQARRLASYAPHIEEAARKYNVPVELICGVILQESGAQHRAVSHCGARGLMQLMPGTAKRFGVTNSFDPKQNIDGGTKYLRWLLNKFKGDMSLALAGYNAGEHNVEKYGNKIPPFKETQNYVPGVMAYTQTMINIFVSHKAAPPLPEHARRV is encoded by the coding sequence ATGAGCGAGCAGATAAAGGCACAGAGAATAGCGGAGCAGTTTGGAAGCTTCCTTGAAAGCAAGCGTGTTTCCAGGAGAAGCTCACTCCCCTTCTCACAAGAGGTGGTAAAGAAGCTCCCCGCCAAGGAATCCAAAGAAAGACCTCAGTTTTCCGAAAAAATACGGGCCGCCAGGAGGGAGCAGCCACCAAGGCTGGCAAAGTCCAGAAAAATAACCGAAACACAGGCCAGAAGGCTTGCCAGCTACGCCCCTCACATAGAGGAAGCAGCCCGCAAATATAATGTGCCGGTTGAGCTTATCTGCGGCGTAATCCTTCAGGAATCCGGTGCTCAGCACAGGGCCGTTTCCCACTGTGGGGCAAGAGGATTGATGCAGCTTATGCCCGGAACCGCAAAAAGATTCGGGGTTACAAACTCCTTTGATCCCAAGCAGAACATAGATGGCGGAACCAAGTACCTTCGCTGGCTCCTGAATAAGTTTAAAGGGGATATGAGCCTTGCCCTGGCCGGATATAACGCCGGCGAACACAACGTAGAAAAATACGGCAACAAAATCCCTCCATTTAAGGAGACTCAGAACTACGTTCCGGGGGTCATGGCATATACTCAGACTATGATAAATATATTTGTAAGCCATAAGGCAGCCCCCCCTCTCCCCGAACATGCAAGAAGAGTATGA
- a CDS encoding 16S rRNA (uracil(1498)-N(3))-methyltransferase translates to MPHFFIDKKIAPPCKIELLGGDAHHISNVLRLRAGDWIEISDGLGNSFKAEIDGTSSKAVRISVRSAIKKATRTEPPVLALSIFKSEKFEIAIQKAVELGCRRIIPVKCERSLPHLAKSSASKNERWNKIAIAAAKQSGLPIIPCVEKMLPFETLCNTEMKSENRAMLYEGKALMTLPEYFKSSKKKSGHLLLIGPEGGFAPEEVEMASKSGISSVSLGPQILRVETAAIAAVTIWQYELGNMKGS, encoded by the coding sequence ATGCCACATTTTTTTATCGACAAAAAAATAGCCCCTCCCTGTAAAATCGAACTGCTCGGCGGCGATGCGCATCACATCAGCAACGTGCTTAGACTAAGAGCCGGAGATTGGATCGAAATTTCCGACGGACTCGGGAATTCATTCAAGGCCGAAATAGACGGCACATCCAGCAAAGCTGTAAGAATATCCGTCAGGAGCGCTATCAAAAAAGCAACTCGGACAGAACCGCCCGTACTGGCCCTCTCGATCTTCAAAAGCGAAAAATTTGAAATCGCCATTCAAAAAGCCGTGGAGCTGGGATGCAGGCGAATCATTCCGGTCAAGTGCGAGCGAAGCCTGCCACATCTGGCAAAGTCCTCCGCCTCAAAGAATGAGCGGTGGAACAAAATTGCAATCGCCGCAGCGAAACAGTCGGGGCTTCCAATTATTCCATGCGTTGAAAAAATGCTTCCCTTTGAGACCCTATGCAACACGGAGATGAAATCTGAAAACAGGGCCATGCTCTACGAGGGAAAGGCGCTAATGACTCTCCCTGAATATTTCAAGTCATCGAAAAAAAAATCAGGACATCTTCTGCTGATAGGTCCGGAAGGCGGGTTCGCTCCAGAGGAAGTTGAAATGGCCTCCAAAAGCGGGATCTCCAGCGTATCGCTTGGACCGCAAATCCTCAGGGTTGAAACGGCCGCCATAGCAGCAGTGACGATATGGCAGTATGAACTTGGCAACATGAAAGGCAGTTGA
- a CDS encoding methyltransferase domain-containing protein, with protein MGKLWHIAKFESPKTTIEKLTVFLHDTEVAGIMEEDKEDTTLLTAYYDPDRFDLIELKKIFDQFLILPENSKVRASYETAELDDWTESWKQWFSPFEIVPGITISPTWEDEAVPSENKIIIDPKMAFGTGLHPTTKLCASEIHRLSRRGERRSLIDVGTGSGILAMVAGKLAFSPISAVENDPVAAEIASENFSLNGMPEIKVLADISMVKKRYDVVVANILLSTLTELRDELLNILAPRGSIVLSGITHDQADDILKIFSETLSLRRHDKMGEWSSMTFTTEESE; from the coding sequence ATGGGAAAGCTTTGGCATATTGCAAAATTTGAATCCCCCAAGACCACGATCGAGAAGCTCACCGTTTTTTTACACGACACCGAAGTGGCGGGAATAATGGAGGAGGATAAAGAAGATACTACGCTCCTTACAGCCTACTATGATCCGGATCGGTTTGATTTGATAGAACTCAAAAAAATCTTCGACCAATTTCTCATCTTGCCGGAAAATTCCAAAGTCAGAGCGTCATATGAAACAGCCGAGCTAGACGACTGGACAGAGAGCTGGAAACAGTGGTTTTCGCCATTTGAAATAGTCCCAGGGATCACGATATCTCCAACATGGGAAGATGAAGCCGTCCCGTCCGAAAATAAAATAATAATAGATCCAAAGATGGCATTCGGAACAGGGCTGCATCCCACCACCAAACTCTGCGCTTCAGAAATCCACAGGCTCAGCCGCAGGGGTGAGCGAAGATCCCTAATAGATGTCGGAACAGGCAGTGGCATATTGGCGATGGTCGCCGGAAAGCTCGCGTTCAGTCCGATTTCCGCAGTCGAAAACGACCCTGTCGCAGCGGAGATAGCCTCGGAAAATTTTTCGCTAAACGGCATGCCGGAGATAAAGGTTTTAGCCGACATCTCCATGGTGAAAAAAAGGTACGATGTCGTGGTGGCTAACATACTCCTATCTACCCTGACAGAGCTCAGGGATGAATTGTTAAATATCCTGGCACCGCGTGGAAGCATTGTACTCTCCGGAATAACTCACGATCAGGCCGATGATATTCTAAAGATTTTCTCGGAAACTCTTTCGCTCCGGAGGCACGACAAAATGGGGGAATGGAGTTCGATGACATTCACAACAGAGGAATCCGAATAA
- a CDS encoding glycosyltransferase family 2 protein: protein MNPFQETASRPYDVSVIVPFYNEIENLEQLYKELKQALAPTGRSFEILFVDDGSSDGSNGLVERLAEADDDVKLIQFTRNYGQTAAMAAGFHFARGRIYVAIDADNQNDPMDIPKLLDMIDQGCDVVSGWRKNRKDRIFTRRIPSILANKLLSKVTGVRLKDYGCSLKAYRAEYIDSISLYGEMHRFIPAYAAMVGAKVVEVPVNHRARTRGKSKYGLNRIFKVVIDLMTVKFLSSYLNKPGYVFGGAGFALCSMGLLSAAEVILEKFIAGTYAHKNPFLLLAVFLFFLGVQFMLMGLIAEIQVRTYHESQGKKTYLVKKTVNIQSEAE from the coding sequence ATGAACCCGTTTCAGGAAACCGCCAGCAGACCCTATGACGTCTCTGTCATAGTGCCGTTTTACAACGAGATCGAGAATCTTGAACAACTGTACAAAGAGCTTAAACAGGCGCTGGCCCCTACCGGCAGAAGCTTTGAGATTCTGTTCGTAGATGACGGCTCCAGCGATGGCAGCAATGGCTTGGTTGAAAGGCTGGCTGAAGCCGACGATGATGTGAAGCTGATACAGTTCACCAGAAATTATGGACAGACTGCAGCTATGGCGGCCGGTTTTCACTTCGCTAGGGGACGTATATACGTAGCTATCGATGCCGACAACCAGAACGATCCGATGGATATTCCCAAACTCCTGGACATGATCGACCAGGGGTGTGATGTCGTATCCGGCTGGAGGAAAAACCGGAAGGATCGGATTTTCACCAGGAGGATTCCTTCAATTCTTGCAAACAAGCTTCTCTCGAAGGTGACCGGAGTGCGCTTGAAGGATTATGGATGTTCTTTAAAGGCCTACAGGGCGGAGTATATAGATTCCATTTCCCTCTATGGTGAAATGCACAGGTTCATTCCTGCTTATGCCGCGATGGTAGGTGCGAAGGTGGTGGAGGTTCCAGTAAATCATCGCGCAAGAACGCGGGGGAAGTCGAAATACGGCTTGAACAGGATATTCAAGGTCGTGATCGACCTCATGACAGTAAAATTTCTCTCAAGCTACCTGAATAAACCCGGCTATGTCTTCGGCGGCGCAGGGTTCGCGCTTTGTTCGATGGGACTCCTTTCAGCCGCGGAGGTGATCCTTGAGAAATTTATTGCGGGCACATATGCACACAAAAATCCGTTTCTTCTTCTTGCCGTTTTTCTCTTCTTCCTCGGAGTGCAGTTCATGCTGATGGGGCTGATCGCCGAAATTCAGGTTCGTACGTATCATGAATCTCAGGGGAAAAAGACCTATCTCGTTAAAAAGACCGTCAACATCCAATCCGAGGCGGAGTGA
- the asnB gene encoding asparagine synthase (glutamine-hydrolyzing): MCGICGIVFDDPGREIDISILKKINRTMIHRGPDDEGYYLGKGCGLAMRRLSIIDLEGGHQPFSSEDGGIVSICNGELYNFRDIRSELLAGGHLLKSRSDAEVLPHLYERDGAGLVHHLKGMFALAVWDDKEKTLILARDRMGQKPLYYLYHDGALLFASELKALLEYPGFHPALNKKALAKYFAYEYVPAPDSIFEGISKLEPGHLLHFKAGKISVRRYWDLPVGEELNIGESEARDRFMALFDQSVQRRLIGDVPLGVFLSGGLDSSSVVAMIARHREAKEIKTFSIAFSEKSFDESSHARSVARHFGTDHREEVLSPENLIALFPEVTALLDEPLGDASIIPTYALSRFTKKYVTIALGGDGADELFAGYPTFQAERFANYYRKIPRLIRNGVIERFISNLPTSDENISLDFKIKQFIKGAGREDISRHATWMGSFSEEELKKLLSFNPSHGLYEDTARHFKNSMLASKGNRVLYSYKKLYLADDILTKLDRASMWNSLEARAPFMDHELVEFVFRLPYTFKLRGMTMKYLLKKSFEEILPKGIARRSKKGFGIPLAKWIKGPIREMTCDLLASEKIAREGFLNPEYVSEILDRHLSGKEDNRKKLWTLIIFEKWLENWGARVFARPE, encoded by the coding sequence ATGTGTGGAATATGCGGAATAGTTTTTGACGATCCAGGCCGGGAGATCGACATCTCCATCCTTAAAAAAATCAACAGGACCATGATACATCGAGGTCCCGACGATGAGGGATATTATCTGGGGAAGGGCTGTGGACTTGCCATGCGACGCCTATCCATAATCGATCTGGAGGGGGGGCATCAGCCATTTTCTTCGGAGGACGGTGGGATCGTGTCCATATGCAACGGAGAGCTTTACAACTTCAGGGATATAAGAAGTGAGCTTTTGGCCGGCGGACACCTTTTGAAAAGCAGGAGTGACGCCGAGGTCCTTCCTCATCTATATGAGAGGGATGGGGCTGGTCTGGTACACCATCTGAAAGGGATGTTCGCCCTTGCCGTTTGGGACGATAAAGAAAAAACGCTGATCCTGGCAAGGGATAGAATGGGGCAGAAGCCGCTTTACTATCTCTATCATGATGGAGCTTTGCTTTTTGCTTCCGAACTGAAAGCCTTGCTTGAGTATCCAGGTTTTCATCCAGCGTTGAACAAAAAAGCTCTCGCGAAATATTTCGCGTATGAGTACGTCCCTGCGCCCGATAGCATATTCGAAGGGATCAGCAAGCTCGAGCCGGGACATCTTCTTCATTTCAAGGCCGGAAAAATATCAGTAAGGCGTTACTGGGATCTTCCGGTCGGTGAAGAACTCAACATCGGCGAATCGGAAGCGCGCGATAGGTTCATGGCGCTGTTTGACCAGTCGGTGCAGAGAAGGCTGATAGGCGATGTTCCTCTCGGCGTCTTCTTGTCTGGCGGGCTTGATTCATCTTCAGTGGTCGCCATGATTGCAAGACACCGTGAGGCAAAAGAGATAAAGACCTTTTCAATTGCATTCAGCGAAAAATCTTTTGATGAGTCATCCCATGCCAGGTCGGTCGCCAGACATTTCGGGACGGATCACAGGGAGGAAGTTCTTTCTCCTGAGAATTTGATAGCTCTTTTCCCGGAGGTAACGGCGTTGCTCGATGAGCCGCTTGGTGATGCTTCTATCATACCGACCTATGCGCTTTCGCGTTTCACCAAAAAATATGTCACGATTGCGCTAGGGGGGGACGGTGCCGATGAGCTCTTCGCTGGATACCCCACATTTCAAGCCGAGCGTTTCGCCAACTATTACAGAAAAATTCCTCGGCTAATAAGGAATGGAGTTATAGAAAGATTTATTTCCAATCTTCCCACATCGGATGAAAATATAAGCCTGGATTTTAAAATAAAACAGTTCATCAAAGGTGCCGGCAGGGAAGATATTTCTCGTCATGCTACATGGATGGGATCTTTCTCAGAGGAGGAGCTTAAAAAACTTCTTTCTTTCAACCCGTCGCATGGGCTTTATGAAGATACGGCGCGTCATTTCAAAAATTCGATGCTAGCCTCCAAAGGCAACCGCGTTCTTTATTCTTACAAAAAGCTCTATCTTGCCGATGACATCCTTACAAAGTTGGATCGGGCCTCCATGTGGAATTCTCTCGAGGCGAGAGCTCCGTTTATGGATCATGAACTGGTTGAATTCGTCTTCCGCCTTCCGTACACCTTTAAACTGAGAGGCATGACGATGAAGTATCTTCTGAAAAAATCTTTTGAGGAGATCCTTCCAAAGGGAATAGCACGCCGTTCGAAGAAGGGATTTGGAATTCCCCTGGCGAAGTGGATAAAGGGCCCCATCAGGGAGATGACCTGTGATCTGCTTGCTTCTGAAAAGATAGCTCGGGAGGGATTTCTAAATCCAGAATATGTTTCGGAAATCCTCGACAGGCATTTGAGCGGCAAAGAGGATAACAGAAAGAAACTATGGACCCTGATAATATTTGAGAAATGGCTTGAAAATTGGGGTGCTAGGGTTTTTGCCAGGCCCGAATAA